One Alcaligenes ammonioxydans DNA segment encodes these proteins:
- the rplL gene encoding 50S ribosomal protein L7/L12, with protein MATKAEILDAIGAMSVLELSELIKEMEEKFGVSAAAAAVAVAAPAAGGAAAAAEEQTEFTVFLADVGANKVSVIKVVREITGLGLKEAKDLVDGAPKAVKEGLSKADAEDAQKKLEEAGAKIELK; from the coding sequence ATGGCTACTAAAGCTGAAATCCTTGACGCCATCGGCGCAATGTCCGTGCTCGAACTGTCCGAGCTGATCAAAGAAATGGAAGAAAAATTCGGTGTGTCGGCTGCTGCCGCCGCTGTTGCTGTTGCAGCTCCTGCTGCTGGTGGCGCTGCTGCTGCCGCTGAAGAGCAAACCGAATTCACCGTGTTCCTGGCTGACGTTGGCGCAAACAAAGTTAGCGTCATTAAAGTCGTGCGCGAAATCACCGGTCTGGGCCTGAAAGAAGCCAAAGATCTGGTTGACGGTGCTCCTAAGGCTGTTAAAGAAGGCCTGTCCAAAGCTGATGCTGAAGACGCTCAGAAGAAGCTGGAAGAAGCTGGCGCCAAGATCGAGCTCAAGTAA
- the rpoC gene encoding DNA-directed RNA polymerase subunit beta', with protein sequence MKALLDLFKQVTQDEQFDAIKIGIASPEKIRSWSFGEVRKPETINYRTFKPERDGLFCAKIFGPIKDYECLCGKYKRLKHRGVICEKCGVEVTVSKVRRERMGHIELACPVAHIWFLKSLPSRLGMVLDMTLRDIERVLYFEAWCVIEPGMTPLKRGQIMSDDDFLAKTEEYGDDFHALMGAEAVRELLRTIDIDREVERLRAELKATGSDAKIKKISKRLKVLEGFQKSGIKPDWMIMEVLPVLPPDLRPLVPLDGGRFATSDLNDLYRRVINRNNRLKRLLELKAPDIILRNEKRMLQESVDSLLDNGRRGKAMTGANKRQLKSLADMIKGKSGRFRQNLLGKRVDYSGRSVIVVGPQLKLHQCGLPKLMALELFKPFIFNRLELMGLATTIKAAKKLVESQEPVVWDILEEVIREHPVMLNRAPTLHRLGIQAFEPVLIEGKAIQLHPLVCAAFNADFDGDQMAVHVPLSLEAQLEARTLMLASNNVLFPANGEPSIVPSQDIVLGLYYATRELVNGKGEGLFMADVAEVQRAYDNKEVELQTRLTVRIEEFEKGEDGEWVKTIKRYETTAGRALLSEILPKGMPFSALNRALKKKEISRLINQSFRRCGLRATVIFADKLMQSGFRLATRGGISIAMNDMVVPAVKESILAQASNEVKEIDKQYSSGLVTAQERYNNVVDIWGKAGDRVGKAMMEQLASEPVINRFGEEVRQESFNSIYMMADSGARGSAAQIRQLAGMRGLMAKPDGSIIETPITANFREGLNVLQYFISTHGARKGLADTALKTANSGYLTRRLVDVTQDLVITEDDCGTKGGYTMKAILDGGEVIEPLRDLILGRVASTDIVNPDNQELVIPAGTLLNEDLVDLIDNLGIDEVKIRTPLTCETRHGLCASCYGRDLGRGMLVNRGEAIGVIAAQSIGEPGTQLTMRTFHIGGAASRAALASSVETKTAGTVGFEIGLRYVTNAKGERVAISRSGEIVIFDDNRRERERHKVPYGATITVGDGEAIKAGQRLASWDPLTRPIVSEYTGTVRFENIEEGVTVARQVDEVTGLSTLVVITPKTRGGKITMRPQIKLLNEQGQEIKIAGTDHMVNISFPVGALITVRDGQQVSVGEILARIPQESQKTRDITGGLPRVAELFEARSPKDAGLLAEVTGTVSFGKDTKGKQRLVITDLDGVSHEFLIPKEKQVLAHDGQVVNKGEMIVDGPADPHDILRLKGIEKLANYIVNEVQDVYRLQGVKINDKHIEVIVRQMLRRVNIVDAGDTNFITGEQVERSELLNENDRVLAENGIPATYENVLLGITKASLSTDSFISAASFQETTRVLTEAAIMGKTDDLRGLKENVIVGRLIPAGTGMAFHSARKEKEAFEMAERKAARELENPFASAPEPSDDPVFVSGATEPEQQPQAPEGEQE encoded by the coding sequence ATGAAAGCGCTACTCGATCTCTTTAAACAAGTCACTCAGGACGAGCAGTTCGATGCCATCAAGATCGGCATCGCCTCGCCCGAGAAAATCCGGTCCTGGTCTTTCGGCGAAGTCCGCAAGCCAGAGACCATCAACTATCGCACTTTCAAACCTGAGCGTGATGGTCTGTTTTGCGCCAAGATTTTTGGTCCCATCAAGGACTACGAATGTTTGTGCGGCAAGTACAAGCGTCTGAAGCATCGTGGCGTCATTTGCGAGAAGTGTGGCGTTGAAGTCACCGTCTCCAAAGTACGTCGCGAGCGTATGGGTCACATTGAACTGGCCTGCCCGGTTGCTCACATCTGGTTCCTGAAGAGCCTGCCATCCCGTCTGGGCATGGTGCTGGACATGACCCTGCGTGACATCGAGCGCGTGCTGTACTTTGAAGCCTGGTGCGTGATCGAACCTGGTATGACCCCGCTCAAGCGCGGTCAGATCATGTCCGACGACGATTTCCTGGCCAAGACCGAAGAATACGGTGACGACTTCCACGCCCTGATGGGTGCGGAAGCCGTGCGCGAACTGCTGCGTACTATCGACATCGATCGCGAAGTCGAGCGCCTGCGTGCCGAACTGAAAGCCACTGGCTCGGATGCCAAGATCAAGAAGATCTCCAAGCGTCTGAAAGTGCTGGAAGGCTTCCAGAAATCCGGCATCAAGCCAGACTGGATGATCATGGAAGTGCTGCCCGTGCTGCCACCGGACCTGCGTCCGCTGGTACCACTGGACGGCGGCCGTTTTGCGACTTCCGACCTGAACGATCTGTACCGCCGCGTCATCAACCGTAATAACCGTTTGAAGCGTCTGCTGGAACTGAAGGCTCCGGACATCATCTTGCGCAACGAAAAACGTATGCTGCAAGAGTCCGTGGACTCCTTGCTGGATAACGGTCGTCGCGGCAAAGCCATGACCGGCGCCAACAAGCGTCAACTCAAGTCCCTGGCCGACATGATCAAGGGCAAGAGCGGTCGTTTCCGTCAGAACCTGCTGGGCAAGCGCGTGGACTACTCCGGTCGTTCCGTGATTGTGGTGGGTCCTCAGTTGAAGCTGCACCAGTGCGGTCTGCCCAAGCTGATGGCGCTGGAACTGTTCAAGCCTTTCATTTTCAATCGTCTGGAATTGATGGGTCTGGCTACGACCATCAAGGCAGCCAAGAAGCTGGTGGAAAGCCAGGAACCGGTCGTGTGGGACATCCTCGAAGAGGTGATCCGCGAGCATCCCGTGATGCTGAACCGTGCGCCTACGCTGCACCGTTTGGGTATTCAGGCTTTTGAACCGGTCCTGATTGAAGGTAAAGCGATTCAGCTGCACCCCCTGGTGTGTGCCGCCTTTAACGCTGACTTTGACGGTGACCAGATGGCCGTTCACGTGCCGCTGTCGCTGGAAGCCCAGCTGGAAGCGCGCACCCTGATGCTGGCCTCCAACAACGTGCTGTTCCCCGCCAACGGCGAACCTTCCATTGTTCCTTCCCAGGATATCGTGTTGGGTCTGTACTATGCGACCCGCGAACTGGTGAACGGCAAGGGCGAAGGCTTGTTCATGGCCGACGTGGCTGAAGTTCAGCGCGCCTATGACAACAAGGAAGTCGAGCTGCAAACTCGTCTGACCGTCCGTATCGAAGAGTTCGAGAAGGGCGAAGACGGTGAGTGGGTCAAGACCATCAAGCGTTACGAGACGACGGCTGGCCGTGCCTTGCTGTCCGAAATTCTGCCCAAGGGCATGCCTTTCAGCGCCTTGAATCGTGCGTTGAAAAAGAAAGAAATTTCGCGCCTGATCAACCAGTCTTTCCGTCGCTGCGGCCTGCGTGCCACTGTGATTTTTGCCGACAAGTTGATGCAGTCCGGTTTCCGTCTGGCAACCCGTGGCGGCATTTCCATCGCCATGAACGACATGGTGGTGCCTGCTGTCAAGGAAAGCATCCTGGCCCAGGCGAGCAACGAGGTCAAAGAAATTGACAAGCAGTACTCCTCGGGTCTGGTGACCGCTCAGGAACGCTACAACAACGTGGTGGACATCTGGGGTAAAGCCGGTGACCGCGTGGGCAAGGCCATGATGGAGCAGCTGGCTTCCGAGCCAGTGATCAACCGTTTTGGTGAAGAAGTACGTCAAGAGTCCTTCAACTCCATCTACATGATGGCGGACTCCGGTGCTCGTGGTTCGGCTGCACAGATTCGTCAGCTGGCCGGTATGCGTGGTCTGATGGCCAAGCCTGATGGCTCCATTATTGAAACGCCTATTACCGCGAACTTCCGTGAAGGTCTGAACGTACTGCAGTACTTTATTTCGACTCACGGTGCGCGTAAGGGTCTGGCCGACACGGCCTTGAAGACGGCTAACTCCGGTTACCTGACGCGTCGTCTGGTCGACGTGACGCAAGATCTGGTCATTACCGAAGACGATTGCGGCACCAAGGGCGGCTACACCATGAAAGCCATCCTGGATGGTGGTGAGGTTATCGAGCCCCTGCGCGATCTGATTCTGGGCCGTGTCGCTTCGACCGATATCGTCAATCCTGACAATCAGGAACTGGTCATCCCCGCCGGCACCTTGCTGAACGAGGACCTGGTCGACCTGATCGACAATCTGGGTATTGATGAAGTCAAGATCCGTACTCCGCTGACTTGCGAAACCCGTCACGGTTTGTGCGCAAGCTGCTACGGTCGTGATCTGGGCCGCGGTATGCTGGTTAACCGTGGTGAAGCTATCGGTGTTATTGCTGCTCAGTCCATCGGTGAACCGGGTACCCAGCTGACCATGCGTACGTTCCACATTGGTGGTGCGGCTTCGCGTGCAGCGCTGGCAAGCTCGGTGGAAACCAAGACGGCTGGTACGGTCGGCTTTGAAATCGGTCTGCGCTACGTGACCAACGCCAAGGGCGAACGTGTTGCGATCTCCCGTTCCGGTGAAATCGTCATTTTTGACGACAACCGCCGCGAGCGCGAACGCCACAAAGTGCCTTACGGTGCCACCATTACGGTGGGCGATGGCGAAGCGATCAAGGCTGGTCAGCGCCTGGCTAGCTGGGACCCGCTGACCCGTCCTATCGTGTCCGAGTACACCGGTACCGTTCGCTTCGAGAACATCGAAGAAGGCGTGACCGTGGCTCGTCAGGTGGACGAAGTAACCGGTCTGTCGACTCTGGTTGTGATCACTCCCAAGACACGTGGTGGCAAGATCACCATGCGTCCACAGATCAAGCTGCTGAACGAGCAAGGTCAGGAGATCAAGATCGCGGGTACCGATCACATGGTCAATATCTCCTTCCCGGTGGGCGCGCTGATTACCGTTCGCGACGGTCAGCAAGTGTCCGTGGGTGAGATTCTGGCGCGTATTCCTCAGGAATCGCAAAAGACTCGGGATATTACCGGTGGTCTGCCACGTGTGGCCGAACTGTTCGAAGCTCGTTCGCCCAAGGACGCCGGTCTGCTGGCCGAAGTTACGGGTACGGTTTCCTTCGGTAAAGACACCAAGGGCAAACAGCGTCTGGTCATTACCGACCTGGACGGCGTCAGCCACGAGTTCCTGATTCCGAAGGAAAAACAGGTTCTGGCTCACGACGGTCAAGTGGTGAACAAGGGCGAGATGATTGTGGACGGCCCAGCCGATCCGCACGACATCCTGCGCTTGAAGGGTATCGAGAAGCTGGCTAACTACATTGTTAACGAAGTGCAGGACGTCTACCGTCTGCAAGGTGTGAAGATCAACGACAAGCACATTGAAGTGATTGTTCGTCAGATGCTGCGCCGCGTGAACATTGTGGATGCCGGTGATACCAACTTCATCACGGGTGAACAGGTTGAACGCTCCGAACTGCTGAACGAGAACGATCGCGTCCTGGCTGAAAACGGTATCCCTGCTACGTACGAAAACGTACTGCTGGGTATTACCAAGGCTTCGCTGTCGACCGACTCCTTCATCTCGGCGGCTTCCTTCCAGGAAACCACTCGCGTGTTGACCGAAGCGGCCATTATGGGCAAAACCGACGATCTGCGTGGTCTGAAAGAAAACGTGATCGTGGGCCGTCTGATTCCTGCTGGTACCGGTATGGCTTTCCATTCCGCCCGCAAGGAAAAAGAAGCCTTTGAAATGGCAGAGCGCAAAGCAGCCCGTGAACTGGAGAACCCATTCGCGTCGGCTCCTGAGCCTTCGGACGATCCCGTCTTTGTGTCGGGTGCGACCGAGCCTGAGCAGCAGCCTCAAGCCCCTGAAGGCGAACAGGAATAA
- the rpoB gene encoding DNA-directed RNA polymerase subunit beta, whose amino-acid sequence MPYSYTEKKRIRKSFAKREDVQQVPYLLATQLHSFRTFLQKDTPPSQRKVEGLQEAFSSIFPIVSHNQMARLEFVSYTLGEPVFDVKECQLRGLTYASPLRAKVRLVLMDREVSKPTVKEVKEQEVYMGEMPLMTDNGSFVINGTERVIVSQLHRSPGVFFEHDRGKTHSSGKLLFSARVIPYRGSWLDFEFDPKDILFFRIDRRRKMPVTILLKAIGLTPEQILAHFFEFDHIELHQEGGKLQFVPEHWKGEVARFDITDRDGRVLVEKDKRINAKHLRDLQAAKIEYISIPEDFLLGRVLAKNIINAETGEVIANANDEITESILAEMRAANVRDFETLYINELDQGGFISLTLRTDETADSNAARIAIYRMMRPGEPPTEEAVEALFNRLFYSEESYDLSRVGRMKVNSRLGRGDSIEGPMTLTDEDILDTIQVLVNLRNGRGQIDDIDHLGNRRVRCVGELAENQFRAGLVRVERAVKERLGQAETENLMPHDLINSKPISAAVKEFFGSSQLSQFMDQTNPLSEITHKRRVSALGPGGLTRERAGFEVRDVHPTHYGRVCPIETPEGPNIGLINSMALYARLNEYGFLETPYRKIVDGKVSEQIDYLSAIEESNYVIAQANAELTEDGAFADDLVACREAGETMMTAPENIHYMDVAPSQIVSVAASLIPFLEHDDANRALMGANMQRQAVPCLRPEKPLVGTGIERTVAVDSGTTVQARRGGVVVDVDAQRVVIRVHDDENVAGEVGVDIYNMTKYTRSNQNTNINQRPIVKRGDIVARGDVLADGASTDLGELALGQNMLIAFMPWNGYNFEDSILISEKVVADDRYTSVHIEELTVVARDTKLGPEDITRDISNLSEIQLNRLDDSGIVYIGAEVRADDVLVGKVTPKGETQLTPEEKLLRAIFGEKASDVKDTSLRVPSGMVGTVIDVQVFTREGIERDKRAQSIIDDELRRYRQDLNDQLQIVEDDAFDRALKFLVGKTVNGGPRKLPKGTELTAEYLNDLDRWQWFDIRLADEQHALVLEHTKESLEQKRHQFDLAFEEKRKKLTQGDELPPGVLKMVKVYLAVKRRLQPGDKMAGRHGNKGVVSRIVPVEDMPHMADGTPVDIVLNPLGVPSRMNVGQVLEVHLGWAAKGIGHRINDMMQEEKNVQVSELRAFLDKVYNTTGKKTRINELTDEEVMNLATNLQKGLPLATPVFDGATEQEIDQMLRLAYPDDIAEKLQLAPHRTQVRLFDGRTGEAFERMVTVGYMHYLKLHHLVDDKMHARSTGPYSLVTQQPLGGKAQFGGQRFGEMEVWALEAYGAAYTLQEMLTVKSDDIAGRTKVYENIVKGDHVIDAGMPESFNVLVKEIRSLSLDMDLERK is encoded by the coding sequence ATGCCTTATTCGTACACCGAAAAAAAGCGCATACGCAAGAGCTTCGCCAAACGTGAAGACGTACAGCAGGTTCCTTACCTGTTGGCTACCCAGCTGCATTCTTTCAGAACCTTCTTGCAGAAGGACACGCCGCCTTCGCAGCGTAAGGTTGAAGGCCTGCAGGAAGCTTTCAGTTCCATATTTCCAATAGTAAGCCATAACCAAATGGCGCGGCTAGAGTTCGTGAGCTATACGCTCGGCGAACCGGTGTTCGACGTCAAAGAGTGTCAACTTCGTGGTTTGACCTATGCCTCCCCCTTGCGGGCGAAGGTTCGTCTGGTCCTGATGGACCGCGAGGTGAGCAAGCCTACCGTCAAGGAAGTAAAAGAGCAAGAGGTCTACATGGGCGAAATGCCCCTGATGACCGATAACGGCTCTTTTGTGATCAACGGTACCGAACGAGTCATCGTTTCCCAGCTGCACCGTTCTCCCGGTGTGTTCTTTGAACACGACCGCGGTAAAACGCACAGCTCGGGCAAGTTGCTGTTCTCGGCTCGCGTGATTCCTTACCGTGGTTCCTGGCTGGACTTCGAGTTCGATCCTAAGGACATTCTGTTCTTCCGTATCGACCGTCGTCGCAAAATGCCTGTGACCATTTTGCTAAAGGCCATTGGCCTGACGCCAGAACAGATCCTGGCGCACTTCTTCGAGTTCGATCACATCGAACTGCATCAGGAAGGCGGCAAGCTGCAATTCGTTCCAGAACACTGGAAGGGCGAGGTTGCCCGTTTCGACATTACCGATCGTGATGGTCGCGTACTGGTTGAAAAGGACAAGCGCATCAATGCCAAGCATTTGCGCGACCTGCAAGCAGCCAAGATCGAATACATTTCCATCCCGGAAGATTTCCTTCTGGGTCGTGTGCTGGCCAAGAACATCATCAACGCCGAAACCGGCGAGGTGATTGCCAACGCCAACGACGAAATCACCGAATCCATTCTGGCCGAAATGCGCGCAGCCAATGTGCGTGACTTCGAGACCCTGTACATCAATGAACTGGATCAGGGCGGCTTTATCTCCCTGACCCTGCGCACTGACGAGACGGCGGATTCCAATGCAGCCCGTATCGCGATCTATCGCATGATGCGTCCCGGCGAGCCACCAACCGAAGAAGCGGTTGAGGCCCTGTTCAACCGTCTGTTCTACAGCGAAGAGTCCTACGACTTGTCGCGTGTGGGTCGCATGAAGGTCAACAGCCGTCTGGGTCGTGGTGACAGCATTGAAGGGCCCATGACCCTGACCGACGAAGATATTCTGGACACCATTCAGGTGCTGGTGAATCTGCGTAACGGCCGCGGTCAGATCGACGATATCGATCACCTGGGTAACCGTCGTGTTCGTTGCGTGGGCGAATTGGCCGAGAACCAGTTCCGCGCCGGACTGGTGCGTGTGGAGCGTGCTGTTAAGGAACGTCTGGGCCAGGCCGAGACCGAAAACCTGATGCCGCACGATCTGATCAACTCCAAGCCTATCTCTGCGGCCGTCAAGGAGTTCTTCGGTTCCAGCCAGCTGTCGCAATTTATGGACCAAACCAACCCGCTGTCCGAAATCACGCACAAGCGTCGTGTTTCGGCTCTGGGCCCTGGTGGTCTGACGCGTGAACGTGCGGGCTTTGAGGTGCGCGACGTGCACCCCACCCACTACGGTCGCGTGTGCCCGATTGAAACGCCTGAAGGTCCAAACATTGGTCTGATCAACTCCATGGCGCTGTACGCTCGTCTGAACGAGTACGGCTTTCTGGAAACACCGTACCGCAAGATTGTTGACGGTAAGGTCAGCGAGCAGATCGATTACCTGTCGGCCATTGAAGAAAGCAATTACGTCATCGCTCAGGCTAACGCCGAGTTGACCGAAGACGGTGCTTTTGCAGATGATCTGGTTGCCTGCCGTGAGGCGGGTGAAACCATGATGACGGCGCCAGAGAACATCCATTACATGGACGTGGCTCCGTCGCAGATCGTGTCTGTGGCTGCGTCGCTGATTCCGTTCCTGGAGCACGATGACGCCAACCGAGCACTGATGGGCGCCAACATGCAGCGTCAGGCAGTTCCTTGCCTGCGCCCTGAGAAGCCTCTGGTCGGTACCGGTATCGAACGTACGGTAGCGGTTGACTCGGGTACGACCGTACAAGCCCGTCGTGGCGGTGTGGTGGTGGACGTTGATGCACAACGCGTGGTTATTCGTGTGCACGATGACGAGAACGTGGCAGGTGAGGTCGGTGTAGATATCTACAACATGACCAAATACACCCGTTCCAACCAGAACACCAACATCAACCAGCGTCCTATCGTCAAACGTGGCGATATCGTGGCGCGTGGTGACGTGCTGGCTGACGGCGCATCGACTGACCTGGGCGAATTGGCGCTGGGTCAGAACATGCTGATCGCCTTTATGCCCTGGAACGGCTACAACTTCGAGGACTCGATTCTGATCTCCGAGAAGGTCGTGGCTGACGATCGCTACACGTCGGTTCACATTGAAGAACTGACGGTGGTTGCCCGTGACACGAAGCTGGGACCTGAGGATATCACTCGCGATATCAGCAACCTGTCCGAAATTCAGCTGAACCGTCTGGACGATTCCGGCATTGTGTACATCGGCGCCGAAGTGCGTGCCGACGACGTGCTGGTCGGTAAAGTGACACCCAAGGGTGAAACTCAGCTGACCCCAGAAGAAAAGCTGCTGCGCGCCATTTTTGGTGAAAAAGCCTCCGACGTTAAAGACACCTCCCTGCGCGTGCCTTCGGGTATGGTCGGTACGGTGATCGACGTCCAAGTCTTTACCCGTGAAGGTATCGAGCGTGACAAGCGCGCCCAGTCCATCATTGATGATGAACTGCGTCGCTACCGTCAGGACCTGAACGACCAGCTGCAAATCGTTGAAGACGACGCCTTTGACCGTGCCTTGAAGTTCCTGGTCGGTAAAACCGTCAACGGTGGTCCCCGCAAGCTGCCCAAGGGCACTGAGCTGACCGCTGAATACCTGAACGATCTGGATCGCTGGCAGTGGTTCGACATCCGTCTGGCTGACGAGCAGCATGCACTGGTGCTGGAGCACACCAAGGAATCCTTGGAGCAGAAGCGTCACCAGTTCGACTTGGCTTTTGAAGAAAAGCGCAAGAAGCTGACCCAAGGCGACGAACTGCCTCCTGGCGTGCTGAAAATGGTCAAGGTTTACTTGGCTGTGAAGCGTCGTCTGCAGCCTGGTGACAAGATGGCCGGTCGTCACGGTAACAAGGGTGTGGTTTCCCGCATCGTTCCCGTGGAAGACATGCCGCACATGGCTGACGGTACCCCCGTGGACATCGTGCTGAACCCGCTGGGCGTGCCTTCGCGTATGAACGTGGGTCAGGTTCTGGAAGTGCACCTGGGTTGGGCTGCCAAGGGTATTGGCCACCGCATCAACGACATGATGCAAGAGGAAAAGAACGTGCAGGTTTCCGAACTGCGTGCGTTCCTGGACAAGGTCTACAACACGACCGGCAAGAAAACTCGTATTAACGAGTTGACTGACGAGGAAGTGATGAACCTGGCCACCAACTTGCAAAAAGGTCTGCCTCTGGCAACCCCTGTGTTCGACGGTGCCACCGAACAGGAAATCGACCAGATGTTGCGTCTGGCCTATCCTGACGATATCGCCGAGAAGCTGCAGCTGGCACCCCACCGCACCCAGGTCCGCCTGTTTGACGGTCGTACCGGCGAAGCCTTTGAACGCATGGTCACCGTAGGCTACATGCACTACCTGAAGTTGCATCACCTGGTCGATGACAAGATGCACGCCCGTTCCACCGGTCCATACTCGCTGGTTACTCAGCAGCCGCTGGGTGGTAAGGCGCAGTTCGGTGGTCAGCGCTTCGGGGAGATGGAAGTCTGGGCGCTGGAAGCCTATGGCGCCGCCTACACCCTGCAGGAAATGCTCACGGTTAAATCCGACGACATCGCCGGCCGTACCAAGGTCTACGAGAATATTGTCAAGGGTGACCACGTGATCGACGCCGGTATGCCGGAGTCCTTTAACGTTCTGGTCAAGGAAATCCGTTCCTTGTCCCTGGACATGGATTTGGAGCGTAAATAA
- the rplJ gene encoding 50S ribosomal protein L10: protein MSLNREEKAVVIEEVTAELAKAQSIIIAEYRGLDVASATVLRKKARESGVYLRVLKNTLVRRSLTGTSFDGISSQLVGPLMYAISEDPVAAAKVVADFAKTNDKLVIMGGALPNSVLSADGVKALATMPSRDELLAKLLGTMQAPIATFVRTLNEVPTKFVRGLAAVRDQKEAA, encoded by the coding sequence GTGAGTCTCAATCGTGAAGAGAAAGCGGTAGTCATCGAAGAAGTCACTGCCGAACTGGCAAAGGCCCAATCGATCATTATCGCCGAGTACCGTGGTCTGGACGTCGCTTCTGCTACCGTATTGCGCAAAAAAGCGCGTGAGTCTGGCGTGTACCTGCGTGTGTTGAAAAACACGCTGGTTCGTCGTTCGCTGACAGGTACCTCGTTTGACGGTATCTCCAGCCAGCTCGTGGGTCCTCTGATGTACGCCATCAGTGAAGATCCTGTGGCTGCGGCGAAAGTCGTTGCAGATTTTGCCAAGACCAATGACAAATTGGTCATCATGGGCGGTGCGCTGCCCAATAGCGTTCTGAGTGCTGATGGTGTTAAGGCTCTGGCCACAATGCCCTCGCGTGACGAATTGCTGGCGAAACTGCTGGGCACCATGCAAGCACCTATCGCTACTTTTGTGCGTACGCTTAACGAAGTTCCCACCAAGTTTGTTCGCGGCCTGGCGGCTGTGCGCGATCAGAAAGAAGCTGCGTAA